The segment TCACATCCATAGGCATTTTGTATTTTTCTGCTAAATTAAGTCCATTAGCCTTCCAGCTGATGAATCTTATTCACACGATTCTCATGACGGCCGCCTTCAAATTCAGTGGTCAGCCAGATTTTTGCGATTTCACGTGCTAGTCCCGGTCCAATCACACGTTCTCCCATTGCCAACACATTGCTGTCATTGTGCTCACGCGTCGCTTTTGCGCTGAACATATCGTGCACGAGCGCACAACGGATACCCTTCACTTTATTGGCTGCAATGGACATCCCGATGCCTGTACCGCAAATAAGGATTCCGCGGTCGAACTCACCTTCCGCCACTTTCGTCGCCACCGGCTGTGCGTAGTCTGGGTAATCCACGGACGTTTCACATTCACATCCGAAATCTTCAAACTCTATATTTAACTCTTTTAATAAACTTTTGATTTCTTCCCGGATTTTCATTCCACCGTGGTCTGACGCGATTGCCACTCTCATGTTTTCATCCCCTGTCCGTTTGATGGTTATATGTACATCTTACCCCCCATCAGGGAAAAAATCCAATGTGTTGTTTATCATTTGGGTATTGTTTAACTCCACTGGGTTAGCTTTCAGCGGGGCGGTGCTTGGGATTAATTATTGGTGTTGGGGGCGCCGCTCTGCTTTATTGTTTATGGCTATCTCGTTCAAATGTCCGAAGTTTTCGGGTTCTTGTCCAAAGTTTTCCGAAAGTTGTCCGAAGAAATCCGAAACTTGTCCGAAGTTTTCAGATGATTGTCCGAACCAAAAAATTCATTGTCCGAACGCCAGTAAATGGTGTCCGAACCCCACTGGTAGTTTGTCCGAACATACCACTAATTGTACGGTTAAATGTCCGAAGTACGTAGAAAAGTGTCCGAACCTTATTTTCATAACAAAAAAACTGCATTTTTTATCGTAAACCTTTCTCTTATGGCTATCAAAACAACAAAAGCCCAGGCACCTTTATCAGCGACCGGACTTTCTTTTATTCAAAACTACACCCTGAACTTCGCGATCATCCGCTGCAGGTTGCTTGCTTGTCCTGCAAGTTCTTGGGAAATTTTCTCCACATCTGCTATCATGCTTGCCTGGTCATGGGTTGTCGCGGTGACTTCCTCTGCACCGGCGGAGGTTTCTTCAGCGATCGCTGCTACTTCTTGTGATTGGCGGGCGGTCGTTTGGATGCTGTCCATTTGGCGGTCCACAAGGTTTGCGATTTGCTTGACGGATGCTGCCACCTCCATCACGGAGTTGGTCATTTCGGCGATCACTTCGTTTGTGGCTGTTCCTTTTTCCGCTTCGACATTTGCGGCCTTTACTTGGCCCGTGATTTGGGTGACGACATTCTTCACTTCTTCTTGGATGTTTTTGATAAGTTCGGAAATGCCTTGTACTGCCTTGGCGCTCTCATCTGCAAGGGAGCGTACTTCCTCGGCAACTACGGCAAATCCACGGCCATGTTCACCGGCGCGAGCCGCTTCGATAGAGGCATTCAATGCCAAAAGATTCGTCTGACCCGCAATATCGCCGACCAACGAAATGATGTTTTCCACTTCTTTTGCATTTTTTTCAAGACGCTCCACCGTCTTTAAGGATGTCTGGTTTTCACTGGCCAACTTCTGGATGCCGGACACCAAGGAATGGATGACCTCTTTGCTTTCGTCGAGATCTTTTACCATTTCTTCTGAAAGTTGTTGGGAAGAGGTTGCTTTTTCATGGACCTCATCCGCGATCTTGATGACTTCTTCCACTGATTCTGCCGTGTCCTGGATGGCGGATGCAGAGCTTTCGGCACCCTTGGCAATCTCTTCAATGGTCAGTGAGATGCTTTCCGCCTGCTCGGAGGCCTGCATGGACACTTCACTGATTTCTTCCACCTTTTCATTCGTTTTCTCAAACGTCTGGTTGATGGTTTTTACCATGTCGCGCAAGTTATGTAGCATCAGGTTAAACGCAGTCCCAACTGCGCTGATTTCATCACGTGAGCTGGAAACCGGCACGTCTTCTGACAGATCTCCGTTTGCAGCTTTTTGTGCCACTGCCTCAAGCGACTGCAACGGTTTTGTGATATAGCCCGCTGCAAAGAACGCCAGAATCCCGGACCAGACAATCCCTAGTATCAAGGTCAACACAGTAAAGAGATTTGTATTCATGATCCCTTCCACATAATCGACTATAAAATAAATGAAAAATCCACTCACCGTATAGGTGATGACCGCTAAGATCGTGGTAAACAACACGAGCTTGTAGCGCAAACCAAACTTATACTTCCCTTTTTCCCCCATCGTAGTTCCTCCTTCACGCAGGAACGCTTTTCTCTTTTTACATCGCCCGCTGCATGAGTGCTATTTTATTTTTTTCAAAACCGAATCTATAACCTCTTGAAGCTCCTCGAATGTCTCGCGATATGTGGCCACAGAACCTCCGAATGGATCTGATATCTCCCCCGTCTGTTCTACAAACCCCTTTAGTGTATGCGTCTTTCCCACACTTTGCGGATAACTGTTTTCCAATAGCATTTTATGCTGGGATGTCATCGTGAAAATATAGTCCGCCCACTCGACAAGCTCATCGGTAACTTGGGAGGAACGATGCTCCACCGGCAGGGATTTTTCCTTTAACACTTCCCTGGCCTGGCTTGAGGCCTCACTCCCCGGCATGGCAAACACACCGGCCGATTTTACCTCAACACCCTCTATCTCACGCCCTGCCATAATAGCGGCAGCCATTGGACTTCGACACGTATTGCCTGTGCACACAAATAATATATTCATATCCTGACTCCTCCTTTTTCCTTATTATAGACAAAAAGAAAGAAGAAGAAATAGTCACAAAGACACTCTCCCTTCTTATGTCGGCATAATGCCTGAAACTTTTAAGCCTAAAACGAAAAAAAGACCTACAACAGGTCCTCTTACGTACCAAATAATAAAAACGGGAAAACAAGATATACAAGTGTCGTGGAAAACTTGAAAATATACACCGATTTCTGCTTCTTCAGCTGCATATCTTCCATTGCCAAGGCGAAACTGATCACAGCCAGCAACCAGAACACTATTTTGAATTGAATCATATTGAATTCCACCAAAAAGTTCACCGCCAACAGACCAAGGATCATAGCACTCCCTATTGCCTGTATGAAAAATACCGGCTTAATCCTCTTCGCATAAGCCTCTCTCCAATTGTTGACCAAGAGATCACCCGCTTTCTTTTTCTATACAGTATTTTCTACACGAAGGACAAATATTCCTCCTAGTAAAAAAGGCCCTGCGTCAGAATTTTTCAGATTCAGGTGAAAAACAACAGCTTTATCCCGAAGCCTAGTAGGATGCTCCCCCCAAGTGCCTCACTATAAGAACCAAGCCAGCCCTGCAGTTTCCTTCCAAAAATAAGGCCCATCCACGTCAATAGCATGCTTACCGCACCGAATAACAGAATCGTCAACATCGTCCTTGCTCCATATATCCCAAGGCTCAACCCGACGGAAAAGCTATCCAAGCTCACACTTAACGCAAAAATGAACAGGCCCGCACCAACCGGTGAAATCATCGGCCCCTCCTCATTTTTAAAAGAAGAAAACATCATTTGAAGCCCGAGCATCACGAGCAACAAACCTCCTATGAGCGTCGCAATCGAACCGAATTCCTCCGACAGCACCTTCCCGATCACCATCCCGCCAAGCGGCATCACAATATGAAAAATCCCAATCGTAACTCCTATGTAAAAGATCTGCCTCAGCCTCAGCTTGATCATGCCCATCCCAAGCCCAACCGAAAAAGCATCCATCCCAAGTGCTATTGCCATCAATAATAATGTCATGAATTCCCCAACCATGATCGTCATGCTCCGCCCCCCTGGACTTGTCTACTTCAAGATATGCACAAGCCATCGGGAATAGAATGGAATTGGTACAAGTTGGGGAAGGGAATGAAAAAAGGACCTCATGGTGGCGAGGTCCTTTTGATTATTCTTTTATAATCTTGTGTCCTGCTGCTTTTTCCAGCCTGTTCATGATCGCTACACCGACACCTTGTTTCGGAAATGTTTCGCTGAAAATAACATCCACCTCGGTGGCGTTGAACGCGCGAAGAGCATCGTAGAGCTGGGTCGCCACCGTAGCAAGGTCGGTTTGGGTCCCGCAGGCAATGGCCGTTATGCCGGTTATGTCCGTTTGGGAAATGGTTTCCTCTGTTGCTAAAAGACCAACCCTCCGTCCTTCCGATTGGGCAGTTTCTATTGTTGTATGAAGATGTTGATTGCTTCCCTCCACTAGATAGACAGGTGCCACTGGCGCATAGTGCGTGTACTTCATGCCAGGTGACTTCGGTTTATGCTGTTCTTCCTGGGTGAGAAGTGCCGGATCCACTTGGACCTCACCCACCACTTCCTCCAACTGTTCTTTTGTCACGCCGCCCGGACGTAATATGAGCGGAATTTCCGTCGTACAATCCACAACCGTGGATTCCAAACCCACTCCTGTTGCGCCACCATCCACAATTCCGGATATCTTGTGGATGAGATCCTCCTCCACATGTTTCGCGGTGGTAGGGCTTGGCTTACCGGACAAGTTGGCGCTCGGAGCAGCGAGCGGCAGGCCAGAAACCTCCATCAATGCAAGTGCCACCGGGTGATCCGGCATCCGGACAGCAAGTGTATCAAGGCCTGCCGTCACATATTGCGATACCCCTTCCTTCTTAGGGAGAACCAGCGTCAATGGCCCCGGCCAGAAAGCGTCAATCAATTTATGGGCAGTCTGCGTCAAGTTATCCACAAGTCCTGTGAGTTGCTCTCGGTTCGTTATATGCACAATCAACGGGTTGTCACTTGGACGCCCCTTTGCTTCAAAAATCTTTAGTACAGCCTGATCTGACAAGGCATTGGCACCAAGTCCATACACCGTCTCCGTCGGAAATGCCACCACTTCCCCCTGTTGTAAAAGGTCGGCAGCCTCCTTAATCTGTGGATAACTATGTTTAATTGGATTATCTTTATCCACAGCCCATAATTTTGTATTCATCACTAATCCCTCATTCTACAATCTATTAACATGTGAATATGTAAGGTTTTTCTCCTGAAAGTATAAAGAACTTCCACAAATAACACAAGCCTTATCCACAAACTGTGGATAAAGCCTGTCCATTCCGTGGATAACTTTGTGGATTTAAAGGATAAAAAGGGGGTCAAAAAGGGGGTCTGACCCGCTGTGCGTTAGTGCGTTAGCTCAATGAAAGGGGTCTGACCCGCTATGCGTTAATGCGTTAGCTCAGTGAAAGGGGTCTGACCCCTTTATAGTTCACATACCATCAAGGTGCAGTCCGCTTGTTGGGTGATTTCGCTGAAGAAGTCGGATGCGAGCATGGTTTGTGGTGCTGTGTGTATAGGTTGTGGATAGAAGTTGAGCAGTTCGAAAAATTGTATGAAGTTGTTTTTGTTGGTAACTAGGTAGAGCTGCTCAAGACCCTTTTTCCTAGCATGCTGTTGGGTGTGCTCGAACATCTGTAATAGCTGAAACTGTTTGACAGCCGGCCCGATGACGAGAGATCTCAACAACCCTGTATTTCCATACGTTTCTATTCCTATTGTTCCACAAATACCCTCATTCTCTTCTTCCAGAATAATAAAATCCCCTATTTTATCTTCCAAACCAACCACATGTATATTGGCTCTTCTTAAAAATACCTGTAATGCCCAAAGGTCGTCCTGTGTTGCAGACCGCAATATTTTCATTTTTCTTCACCTCAACTAGTAATTTTTCTATTACTACTCTATTGAGATGGGTGAAAAAGTAGAACCTTATCCAGCAATTTTATTCCATAGAGAAGATAGAAGTTCTACTAGAAAGAACTGTACCTCTACTTCTTCAGGTTCCTCGTCAACGACAAATTCTTGTGTTTTTTCTGTTGATGTATCGGCCTCTGCTGTTACAGACGCTACTTCAGCAGTCTCTTCTTCTTCAAATGGACTTGCAGTTGCTTCGCCGTTTGAAAAGTCCAAGAAGCATAATGGCGGGAATAGTACGCACCACCAGTTGGCTCCCGTACCTTTTCCAAGCGTAATCAGGATCGCCTCATAATCTCCAGCAGGATAGATGAATTTGCCGTACATTTTAGTTGGAAAGTCCACTCTGCCAAAATCAACGTCATAGTTCTGAACCATGCCCTCTTCCACCATAACTTCTTCCACGATTTGTTCAATCTCATCCATGTTGCCAGTGATCACTTCGCGCGCATTCTCCATCGAAGTCAACCCTTCCACCCAAACCGTGATCTCCTCGTTCACACGGTCACGGATCTTCCGCTTCAACTCCTGATCCTGCTCGTCATCACTATTGGCCAAGATACGAAGCCTGATCGCCTCATCCGGAATCACCATCGCACCATTCTTCACGTCCGCTCCAGCCGTCGCCTGCTCTCCCAAAAGCGAAAGATAAGCCCCCACAAAAAGTAATACTATATATAAAGTGATTTTATTTTTCTTCAACATATCCCCCAACTCCCCTCTAGCAAACAGTCTAGGCAAAAACCAAAAATCCTAAACTACTAAAATGCAAAAAGTTGAGAGATAAAACTAAAAAAAAAATTTAAAAAAGAAAAAAGGGGTCAGACCCTCAAAGGATTTTCCCCTTCCACGTCGAAACCCCAGCAACTGAATGGAGGTTTTGGTAGTTTGCTAGTTTGGAGGTTTTAAGGGTGGTGGGAGCGGGTATATGAATAGGACGTGTTACTTTAGATTTTTATATTTTAGGAAAGGAAGAATAGTTTTATGAGATCGTTTACTTGCAACATTGAAGCATTTCGCATTGGAGAAATGAAGGGTGCGTTCAATCACATCAGCATTCCCATCGTTTTCGAAATATTGGTAGGCGGCAGATGGATGACCGGCAAAGTCTTTTATCATCACTACCATCGCTCAATCTCTTATGATTCGAACCTATCCCAGTTGATAAATTTATGCACAGCGGAAAAAAAGGAAGAAATCCGCCAAGCTTTTGTGAAGTTCGTTGAAGAAAAAACAAATAGAGGCCTGACACTTGCCAGACCTCAGCAGGAAGACGGAGCTATGATGGAAGCATAAATCTGGGGCGTGAAAACCCAAACGCTTCCGCCGACCGATAAACAACCACACCTTGCCCAAACCAGCCGCAGCAAGGTGCAGCTCCCTTCTTCTATTTACTTGGACCCAATCAGACAACCTGTCTCCAATTAGCCTATCTCAGCAAATACCATCCGGTCTTTTCCGTTGATGTCGAGCACAACCTCCACCGTCGCATGAGGAAATGTCTTTTCCAGCAACGCTTTCACATCTTCACCTTGTCCCATGCCTACTTCAAACGCCACAATTGCCCGCTCTTTCAGCACTTTTGGAAGCTCGTCCATGAAACGC is part of the Sutcliffiella sp. FSL R7-0096 genome and harbors:
- the rpiB gene encoding ribose 5-phosphate isomerase B — its product is MRVAIASDHGGMKIREEIKSLLKELNIEFEDFGCECETSVDYPDYAQPVATKVAEGEFDRGILICGTGIGMSIAANKVKGIRCALVHDMFSAKATREHNDSNVLAMGERVIGPGLAREIAKIWLTTEFEGGRHENRVNKIHQLEG
- a CDS encoding methyl-accepting chemotaxis protein; this encodes MGEKGKYKFGLRYKLVLFTTILAVITYTVSGFFIYFIVDYVEGIMNTNLFTVLTLILGIVWSGILAFFAAGYITKPLQSLEAVAQKAANGDLSEDVPVSSSRDEISAVGTAFNLMLHNLRDMVKTINQTFEKTNEKVEEISEVSMQASEQAESISLTIEEIAKGAESSASAIQDTAESVEEVIKIADEVHEKATSSQQLSEEMVKDLDESKEVIHSLVSGIQKLASENQTSLKTVERLEKNAKEVENIISLVGDIAGQTNLLALNASIEAARAGEHGRGFAVVAEEVRSLADESAKAVQGISELIKNIQEEVKNVVTQITGQVKAANVEAEKGTATNEVIAEMTNSVMEVAASVKQIANLVDRQMDSIQTTARQSQEVAAIAEETSAGAEEVTATTHDQASMIADVEKISQELAGQASNLQRMIAKFRV
- a CDS encoding low molecular weight protein arginine phosphatase, with product MNILFVCTGNTCRSPMAAAIMAGREIEGVEVKSAGVFAMPGSEASSQAREVLKEKSLPVEHRSSQVTDELVEWADYIFTMTSQHKMLLENSYPQSVGKTHTLKGFVEQTGEISDPFGGSVATYRETFEELQEVIDSVLKKIK
- a CDS encoding manganese efflux pump MntP family protein, with amino-acid sequence MTIMVGEFMTLLLMAIALGMDAFSVGLGMGMIKLRLRQIFYIGVTIGIFHIVMPLGGMVIGKVLSEEFGSIATLIGGLLLVMLGLQMMFSSFKNEEGPMISPVGAGLFIFALSVSLDSFSVGLSLGIYGARTMLTILLFGAVSMLLTWMGLIFGRKLQGWLGSYSEALGGSILLGFGIKLLFFT
- a CDS encoding L-threonylcarbamoyladenylate synthase — translated: MNTKLWAVDKDNPIKHSYPQIKEAADLLQQGEVVAFPTETVYGLGANALSDQAVLKIFEAKGRPSDNPLIVHITNREQLTGLVDNLTQTAHKLIDAFWPGPLTLVLPKKEGVSQYVTAGLDTLAVRMPDHPVALALMEVSGLPLAAPSANLSGKPSPTTAKHVEEDLIHKISGIVDGGATGVGLESTVVDCTTEIPLILRPGGVTKEQLEEVVGEVQVDPALLTQEEQHKPKSPGMKYTHYAPVAPVYLVEGSNQHLHTTIETAQSEGRRVGLLATEETISQTDITGITAIACGTQTDLATVATQLYDALRAFNATEVDVIFSETFPKQGVGVAIMNRLEKAAGHKIIKE
- the spoIIR gene encoding stage II sporulation protein R — encoded protein: MLKKNKITLYIVLLFVGAYLSLLGEQATAGADVKNGAMVIPDEAIRLRILANSDDEQDQELKRKIRDRVNEEITVWVEGLTSMENAREVITGNMDEIEQIVEEVMVEEGMVQNYDVDFGRVDFPTKMYGKFIYPAGDYEAILITLGKGTGANWWCVLFPPLCFLDFSNGEATASPFEEEETAEVASVTAEADTSTEKTQEFVVDEEPEEVEVQFFLVELLSSLWNKIAG